AAGGAACTCAAACATACCTAAAAATGGCATTTCAAGTTCATACCTAAAACCCTTTTTCAATTTTGTAAATTTTGTGCAAAAGGTATAGGGTGGGCATTCACTAGATGAGTTACAAACTTTAAGAAACCGTGGAACATAATTTTCATTGCTTCTATATTTAATCAGTGAACTATATACATTAGTCTCATGCCATCCCAAGAAAATGGCCTCTTGGAATGCAATCCCCATTCCTGACACACTGTGGAACATAGAAATTTACCAATCTAACATATCTAAAACTCTTTTCTCGTGAAAGGAACTGAAACACTATATTTCCTTCAGTTTCAGCTTTTTTATAATTGTCCTTTACTACTTCTCCATCCAAAAAAATGGCATTTCAAGGTCATACCTAAAACCCTTTTTCCATCAAAGGAACTCAAACATACTAGAATTCCTATAATTTTTCCCTTTGCATAATTCTTTGATTATTTTCGATCAGGAAAGAAAAGAGGGAGAAATCAATTCCAAATTTCATACCTTTTCTTGTGGCGCTTGGTCTTGAAATGTTCGTCTCTGACAGAAACATTAGCGAAATAGCGGCTGCCCAGGGCAACAAAATCAAAAAATTGTTACAGATTTTCATCTGGACAAAACCCTCAAACCTGATTAAGCAATTAATTTGCTAAGTGAAAAACGCAATAGATAATTTATTTTTATCATACTCGCAATGCAAACAATAGAATTGACCCATTCCGGGGAGATCTTCATCGATGGGGAGGGGCTTATTTTCGTCCTGCAACTGGTCATAAATAGCATCATCGCGTAATGGCGTTGTTAAGATAACAAATAATAGTAAACCATTGCTGTAATTTATGAAATAGCGGTGGAAATTCGAAAAAGGATATCTTTAACAAGGAATTTAGCACGGCGTGCAGATTTGTGATCTAGCCGCCTCTTCTTCACTCTTCTGTGTGGGCACTTGCCTCCCATTTTGGTCTTGCTTTCTTCCCGGGGAATCGGTAACAGGATCTCTGTATCAGATAAATACTACTGTAAGTGTTTTTAGTTGAGATTCGTAAAAGCCTTAGGGTTTTACACGAGCTGTTTTCGTCTTCGATTTATGTCTTTATAAAGGAAAAATAAACCTCCTTTACTTAACTTAAACCTAGGCTAATTAAGTAGTCTCTTTCTTGCAATTATCTTGAAGGTAAGATAATTGCAATGAGGTGTAAAATTGTTACTAATGAATAGTTTGGTTCTATTAGAGTTTGGGTTTTGTCATTGTTAGGTTTGCAATATTTTAATGTCATACTACTTTATGAAACAATAATTagtattattttttttgtatttattatgatattttttaggttgtcaaattttcattttaaataGTTTCAACTTCATTGTTGGAGTTGAAGGTTTGACAATGCATGGCAATAGCTCTTCAAGAGGTTTGCTCTTAAGGTGTTCCACAAAGTATGTTCATTGAAACATGTGATTCTTCTCATTCTTGAGTTTGATATTGCATGCCACTAGTTAGACAATTTTACATTGCTAGGTTATTTTGTGGAAAGGTCCCCCAAAAAGCATACTTAAAAATTAAGTGACCAAGGCTTGGGTGCCACATGGGGTTCCCGTCGATGTTGTGCAAAACCTTAGCAAGGGTTTTTCTCTTTTCACTTTGTCGAAGAAAACCAGGTTAAGAATATTCTCAAGTATGGCCCCTAGACTAGATATTTCATCATCTcatatgagaaagctctatgcatCCCTATGTAGGTGGAGTGTGGTTGGTTTCCCTTAATATGATAgatttttttaacaaaatagtcTCTTCCTTATGCATTATTATTTGTGTTAAACCAAACAAGTAATTTTTTGAATCAACCCCATGAAAGGGTTTGTGTTGAAGTCGACCTCTCTAAGGATCTCAATGATTCAATTGATATATATGTTGGCAAAATGAAGCATGCTATATGTGTCCTCTATCTAAACTTATTTAATACTTGTTATCGTTGTCAATCCTTCAAGCATAAAATTAGGGACTATCCTTTGCCTTCTTCCTATGCCAAAGTTGTTGATCAACTAGTTGGTAAAACTCCACCTCTTGGGTAGTCTATTATGGTCAATTGCAAATTTGATAATAATGGTAGTTGTGGTGCTCATCTGAGTGGTTTGATGGCTCTAATGGCTAGCATTTGAAAACTCAAGGTACAATTTTAAAGCCTCAAACCATGAGAGAAATCTATGTTTCCTCTCAAGTTACAtctaataagaaaaaaaaaatcaaattatttaAGCACCACTACCAACATCGATTTTATTTTCTCAAGAAGTCATCACTACTTGTTACACTTCCCCAACCCTAATTGTTCATTATAGATACCATAACCAACTCGAGCTTTTAGAAGAAAGAGAGTAAGTGCTAAGGAGACAACAACCTACCCAACGTTTCATTTGGATTGGTATTTTTGACTGAGGGGACTTTTTACAAAATAATTATTCAACTTTGAATGAGCTAAACAACAAGGATATGACCCTCAGTGATCACTAATGAATTTTATGTCTTATAATATTCAAGGTTTAACAAACCTCCCACATAAGTATTTCATGTGGATCACTTGATAAAGAATATTAGATCTAGACATTATTTGTTTATAAGACATTAGAATTTATggctttttgttttttgttgtatgttgtgttatTTAGCATGCGAGTATTTTTTGTAAGAATCTTAGATTAATTAAGGTGGTATCATCACCTTTCTCTCTCCTATGTGGCACCAACACTCAATTGACCAAGTATGTCACCCCACTaatcatatttgtgtgtttttaCAATATCAATAATCATTCATTTggtgtttttattttttatgtctcaAATGATGTGGTTGAGTAGTCTATGCTCTACAAACGGATTATAGATTCAATGCTTGTTGGCATGTGGGTCATATGCATAAATTTCAATATGATTGAGATGTCCTATGATAAATTTTGTGCATTTCTTGTCATTTGGACAACTAGTAGGGTAAGTATAGAAATATGAGGGACCAAAAAGTGGCAACACCACTTGTTGGTCCCATAAAAGTATAATGTGAACATGTTATAATATAATGTGCTCACATTATGAATTAGTAATGACCATGCCTGGGATTGGTCATTACCAAGCCATAACATGTTAGTTTTATAACACAAGCATAACATGATGTGTTGGTGTTATAACACGAGCATGACATAATGCACTAGCATTATAGTACAAGCACGTGATAACCATCTAGTGTTATAATGCAAATACACTATAATGTGCTTGTATTTCTAAGAAGAACTGTGTATCTCTCTTTATCTTTCCATCCCTCTCTTTACCTCTCCCTATGACTATATACATGAAATAAATATTCAAGTATAGGTGATATTAATATGAGGATATTAAtttcttataatttaagttatacTGCATCTATATAATTTCAAGTTGTTTGAGAATGATTTCAAATTTTTGGGAGTTACAATACATTCTAAGTTTTGAAGATCTTAAAATTTCTTagacaatcaaattttagtaatcaatggtattttatcatttttctccctccctccctttgtccctccttccctctctacttctctctattttCTTTCTCCCTTTATCTTTGCTTACCTCTCATTCCTTTcctctcttcttgcctttctctacctacctctccctctctcttaggtaGAGAAACATGTAGAAAGAGAGGGAGTGAGAGGAAGGGAGACgtaagtagagagggagaggggatgaAGAGATaattcaagagagagagagagagtactaaTTATTGAAATCTGACTAAGTCTAAAAACTTATAAGATCTtccaaaacctagaatttgcatcataacccctagagatctgaaaccattctcaaacatcctacaattatatacatgaaatataacttaaagtatgagaaagtaaatatccatatataaatatCACTTGTGCTTAAATGCTTATGATATGTGCATAGTTTGAGAAAGAGGTAGAGTTTGACCTATATAGGGATGTGGAGAGAGATGGGATGAGAAAGAGATTTTTTTTATTCTTGGGAACATGAGTGCATTATAGTGTGCTTGTGTTGTGACTTGGTAGTTACCAAGAAACAACATGAGTGTGCTATAATGCAATTGTGTCATAGTGCAATCCTGTTATTCCCCGCTTTGGGAATTTTTGACTGTCAGGGTTGGATTATCCCTGGGCATCCAACCCAAAATGCTTGACTAATATTTCAACAACCACATATgtgtttttgatagattttagtaaaATGACACAATGTCAAGTATGTTATTCATCACTTTTGCATGTCTTTCAATGTGAAGTTAAAAAAATACCACGACAACGTTAAGCTCTATCCTAGCTTTCTAACCatgtattttttatcattcttcgaGTATGATAAGGTTTCgatctttaatttattttgttagtgcctacattttttttcaaaaacatacATATGGTATTTTtacctttattttttatattttcattgtaATTTCAactaaattacatttttagaaactagactctatTCTATACATagtcaaaaaaatgatttttgattagttttcataaaaaaataggTATCCACACACTCAAATATTGGTTTTtaaggatgtgtccactttgataACTAGTAAAaagttaaatattaattaataaatcaacaaaaaaattgagcataaactacatggtgttagctaatttttcATTGAAGTGATTTTTGAAATACTAAAAAATGACATTTTAGGAGGACCAGACTAGACACTATATCATTTTTTTCTATAAAAAAGGACCAATTTGTGTGTCCTATCTATTTGAGCCCTCAATCTCCaccgtttttttttttttaaagggtagCTATAAAGTATATTCCAAGCACTACAGCTCTTGTTTTTGTTGCACTTTCAAAGTttgaatgtaagtttcttcaatatatcatccaagatcATTGCCGAAAAAAAGTGACTATGTAAGACCCATTTTTGGTCACCCATTTCTATGCACTTACCTAGTAAAAGAGATAAATGGTGATACTTGTGTACTAAAATAGGGCTTTTCAATCCCAATCTTGGCCTCCAACATGATCATACGATGTGGTACACATGAAGAAACCTCATAGTAGAGCCTAACAAATGTACTTATGTGGCTTGATCCTACCATGTTGTTAGTTCAATGTTTCTTCTCCTTTTACTAGCAAATTCTCCTCACTAGTTGACCCTTTGTTAGATGTTGTACTCTAAGACCATTATTCTATACATTTGTGCATTGAACAACAACTTGTCAAACCTAAGGCAATAAAGACTCAATTTTTTTCTAGACACATTCTCACTTTCTCACAAGGCCACATTGGTTCATAttcaatatatttagaatctagagcAACATCCCATGTGTGAGATAGGTTGGACAACTTGGTGGAATGATGATATCAAAAGCATTTCCCACTTCCTATGCATTTGTGGATACCAACTTACCCATTTCTACCACTACCTCATAGCTCATCTAAGCCATCATCATTTTACAAACTTAACCCTTTGATTCAAAGGCTTAGCTATGATATACCAAGCTCTGTTACAAATAATAGTTTTTTGATACCAATGCTACTTGTGGGATGcaaatcaaagcttggtttcatTAGTTTAAGTTTGGAAATCGAGCCTCGAAGGAATTCTTGTAATCTCTTCAATCTCATCATATACATCTAAAGAGATTAAGAAAATTAAGGATGATAAATACCTTCTAACAAATCTTCCTAACATCCTCCAAGTTCTTTTATGGAACATTGCTTTGTAGCAATACTTGAATGTGATACCTTGTCCAATTTCTACATCTCAACACATTCCTTGTAATCAACTTCTTACTAACACCAACGCGACAATTTTTTTTCATGATGAATGATAAAGCTCTTAGATTGGATAAATTATTTTGTGAGTTTTATAAAACCTTTAAGATGTTGTGGGGGTTGATTTGCATAGAACATCTCTGTAAGATTCTGATAAAGATTATCTAGGAAGCATACTCGACAAAAGAAATATTAGGTCCATCCCTAAATTTGATGACCCAAAGGATTGTGTATTAGTGCCTCATCACCTTGCTAAATTATGTCTCCTCCAAGATTACCACCAAATCCTATGCTCTTGAGCTAAGGCCTATTCTTCTCTAGCTAGTTCATCCAAAATAAACTAGTTTCATTATGTCTCAACACATCCTTGTCAATATGAAAATGAAACGAGATTGACACTCCCAATAACTAGTGTATTTCTCAAATTTTACTTTTCTAAGGCATATAATCATATTTAATggctttccattcttgtcatgcaTCAAGTATTAGGCTTTGGGCCCCATTTTATGCACTTTGTTAAGATTATTTTTGTCAATGCCTCTACTTACATAACCAATgaacaaaaatatatttttgtttagATTATTTTAGTCTATCCACTAGAGTTATCAGCTATCCCCTACACTTTATGTGCTTATTATTTTAAAAACTTTGGTTATCTTTTAAGCCATGTTGCCTCCTAGAGGCTGGTTAAAGGCATTACCTCACCCAGTTCATTTAACCAGATTGTCAATGgccactttatttatttattttttactttaagtaaagaagataatatgaaacaAGCCCATCATTGCCTTGATATATTTTTCCAAGCCGCAAGCTCTAGTGCTTGATAGAAAAAGACTCAAGGTTACAGGAAATAATCTCTTCATATTGATTAGACTCTTTTAGTTGGAAATGAATTGATAGCAGAGATACTTTTAGATTTCTTGGAATTTCCTTTACTCTTGAAGCCTCTTTTTTTATTCCATGGCAAGTTATTATCTCCAAAATTGAGAATAAGTCGAGTTACTAGATTAGTAAACCTCTCTCTAGCTATGAAGTCCCAAGTATGCTCTAAAATTCTAGTTGCTACTCATGCCTATTATTATTCTTGTGGGGTTCCTCACAAGGCTTCCTACTTGAATTTTCCCATCTACAATGGTGAAGGTCTTATGGATTATTTACAAATATGGAGGGGACATGCAAGTTGCCTTCCTTGGCCTATGTCAAAAAAACATATTGTCAACAAATTTATACAAAATTTGAATCTATAAATTTTTTTCCACTTGTAATTCCATTACGCTTCCACTCTCGATGAGATCACAGAAAAAGGGGTCATTATTAAGAAATCCCTTGTTGTGAAAGTTTTGGTCAATATTTATAAGGAAAATAATGACAAATAATCTAATGATAAGCTTGGATTTTGGGGCAAGAACAAGAATATTGTTTGTGATGGTGTCACTAATGCTAAAAATGTATAAGAGACTAGTGCGTCAAACATTAATCAAACTACAACTACAAATTACGACACCAAGACTATCATGATTCCCCAAGGTCAACCCAagtaaaacaatcaaaacaattctaaATGAAAATTTATTGCCCTTAGAGAACCTATGGATGTCTTCAAAAGGCACATGCAAGAAAATATGATAAAATTTCCTACAATACAACCATTTGATGAGTCTAAATCCAAGATAAAGTGGTACAAGGAAAATGAGTATTATGATTACCATAAGATTGAAGTTCATGCCATGTGAATAAGTGCATGAGGCTCAATAATTATATTTAAGACTTTATTAACTATGGTGGAATATAGGTGGAGGGAGTACAATCCTCTTCATCTAACGATCAACTAGGAATTTATAAAAACTCATTCTGAAATACTCCCAAGGTCTTGGAACCTCATCTTTCAATCTTGGTTCAATAAAAATCCAAGATGCATCCATACTAATATTGCTAGCTATAACAAGGTCCCTTGTAATAGTGATAATGTTGGGGGATGGGTTCCCCAAGTTTCTTCATGGGTTGCTATGATCAAGATTAAAGCCAAATATCCTAGTTGTGTTGTTACCACTACACATGGTAGGGTCACCATTCAAGGACCATCCACCTCCTCATCCACCCAAAGCCACCAATAGAACCTCTTAGATCATCTTGGGAAGACTTAAACTCAATATCTATCTTGGAGCTTCTCCAATCATCCTCCATCCATAGATAAATATTGAACCAAGTTTTGTAAGAGTCTCTTGTTACTAATTATATTGAACCTAACAAATTACAAGGACTCATTGGCCCTATTTTTGTAACCTACTAGCTTGCATTTAACCAAGATGTTATGCCACCTAATAGTCCATCTCATAATTTAGAATTTCACATTAAGGTAATTACTATAAAACATAAAGTGAACCAAGACTTATTGGATGATGGTTTTGCCTTAAACTTGTGTACATTAAATTTTATCAAACAAGTGGGGTCCTCCATTGTTGGGCTTTTGACAATCACATTCAAAGATTACGATAACATCGAGAGAGATTTTAAAGGTATCATATGTCTTCCAAGTCATATGGGTATAGCATTGTAGTATACTACATGTCATGTTATTGATCTTGACCTTCCCTGTATTATTCTCCATAGCCACCCATGTCTCCATGTCATGAAAGGCATATCATTCATGTATCACCAATTTCCCAAATACCCCCACAATGGCCTATAAGTCATTATTTATGTTGATTCACATCCATTTGAATATTGCCAAGCATTGGAAGCCACCTTCCAACATTACCATCATTGTCTTGGTATTGAGATTTTGAATTGTAATACAAGATCATCATCATCCTACTATGATCCTAAAATATTGAACTTCTCATTCAATTCATCTACCATCCTTAAATCCAACATTCCCAAGGTTAAGATTAGTGGTAAAGGTCATGGCTTGAGTATTAATTGCACAATGCTTTTCACATCAACATGATGCCTTCTTCCCCACATTCTTATTGTAGACCCTCACATCAAAAATATTAGCATGCATCCATCATCAAGAGTTGTGGATCCACTATCTTTCCATCACCTAATACTCCAAAAAATCAAAAGATTGAGGAAGACATTGATCAATGGTTATATAAAGAGGACACAAACCTTGAAAACAATCTTTTTTAGAAATTTCCTATTTTTATCCAAATCAATCAACGTATAGTACCATGGAAAATTTGTAAGCCTTAACGAGCAAGGAATCATAGAACTCATTGATCTTCAAGTTAACAAGTACAATAAAGGACTTGGATATGTCTCTTCACAACCAAAGCCCACAAAATCATTGAATGCTTCTAAATATGTGGAAGTAGTTTATGATGTCGTGGATAATATTGCAAGTGTATATCTTAGCCTTGTTTGATGATTTGGATATCTTCCCATTGTTTTCCAATCACACTATTCTCACCATAGACCTCTCACCTTGTTACCTCAATCTTATATATTGGTAAGAACAAGGATCCATACCTTTTTATGTATTTTATAATTATGAAGTCGTCATTAATTACATGGGAGGCCTTCGAGATGATATACCTCTTGGTGATTACAAGTCAAGATTTATATATAAGCTTAATTTTGATCTACTTATTTTGATGAATACTAATTTTTTAGTCacgacaaaaaaaaaagaaaaagaaaaagaaaaaacatattAGTGAAAACCTATCTAAGGCACATTCATaatgagaaaaagtaaaaagaaaggatgtatcttctagtgaaaacctccttgagttATTAGCCCCCTATCGATCCACAAATACCTTAAAGTTCCATAGGATACCAATTAATAAAACTTGAGAGTATAAATATTAACAAATATCACCTATTTGGTGGCCTGTCTCTTTCGTGAACAGTATCAATACCTATCTATCATCCTATAAAAGGAATGAAAGAGCTTTACATGGTGTTATGTTGACATTCTTTGTTTGGACCCATCACTAGTTGTGAATCGCTTAATCATGCATCCAGATGCTGAACTTATCATTTAAAAGCTCAAAAAATGCACCCTTTGATAGTATAGTTAGACAAAGAGGAACTGGAAAAACTACTCAAAGTTAGCTTCATTCTCTAAATTGAATATCAAGAATGGgtcttgtagacacccaaatctatcaacttaattaaatgaatacttagtatttatttgattatttaaccatcgatcaacaattaattatttaattaatttatcttaaccctcttctcctattaattaaacaaataatttaatttatttgatttaattcacttaaaccatattgtgacttttaattaaataaataaatcatatttgtttaattaaatattctctcagatttaaataaattaaataaattaatatttatttaaatcccccaaaatcccatctctcac
This genomic stretch from Cryptomeria japonica chromosome 8, Sugi_1.0, whole genome shotgun sequence harbors:
- the LOC131079616 gene encoding uncharacterized protein LOC131079616, which produces MGGKCPHRRVKKRRLDHKSARRAKFLVKGDDAIYDQLQDENKPLPIDEDLPGMGQFYCLHCDRYFANVSVRDEHFKTKRHKKRVKQMEGPAPHTQLDADLAAGMGMPDNGPKLQDTAFPMSF